One genomic region from Haloterrigena gelatinilytica encodes:
- a CDS encoding CBS domain-containing protein, whose translation MPRSFRIGSLFGIPIKLDLTFLLVLPLFAYLIGEQIEPVAGLLNDGLAAGIDVGAITAGTMPWLLGLAAAIGLFVGVVLHELGHSLTAQRYGFPIDSITLWLFGGIAALSEMPEDWRQELTIAIAGPIVSVLVGVGSYALFLAVPESLDGARFVLGYLAILNVVLAVFNMIPAFPMDGGRVLRAFLARSRPYATATQQAAGVGKLLAVVMGLIGLMQFSIIFIGVAFFVYIAASSEAQQVTMKAAFQDVTVGDIMTPASALHTVEPDTTVAELVQRMFTERHTGYPVIDTSGFEGERLVGLVTLTDAREIDPVERDAFTVDEVMTTDLRTITPDSDAMTAIEEMRENDIGRLLVVDDGDLVGLISRSDVMTAFDIVQKSGAVNPSGQLRTAD comes from the coding sequence ATGCCTCGGAGTTTTCGAATCGGATCCCTGTTCGGGATTCCGATCAAGCTGGATCTCACGTTTCTGTTGGTGCTCCCGCTGTTCGCCTATCTCATCGGCGAACAGATCGAACCCGTCGCGGGGCTGCTCAACGACGGGCTCGCGGCGGGCATCGACGTCGGCGCTATCACCGCCGGAACGATGCCGTGGCTACTCGGCCTGGCCGCGGCGATCGGGCTGTTCGTCGGCGTCGTGCTCCACGAACTCGGTCACTCGCTGACGGCCCAGCGCTACGGGTTTCCGATCGACTCGATCACGCTCTGGCTGTTCGGCGGCATCGCCGCGCTCTCGGAGATGCCCGAGGACTGGCGACAGGAGCTCACCATCGCCATCGCCGGTCCGATCGTCTCCGTGCTCGTCGGCGTCGGTTCGTACGCGCTCTTTCTGGCGGTTCCCGAAAGCCTCGACGGCGCCCGGTTCGTTCTCGGCTACCTCGCTATTCTGAACGTCGTGCTCGCGGTCTTCAACATGATTCCCGCGTTCCCGATGGACGGCGGGCGAGTTCTCCGCGCGTTTCTCGCCCGCAGCCGCCCGTACGCGACGGCCACCCAACAGGCCGCCGGCGTCGGCAAGCTGCTGGCGGTCGTCATGGGCCTGATCGGACTCATGCAGTTCAGCATCATCTTCATCGGCGTCGCCTTCTTCGTCTACATCGCCGCCTCGAGCGAGGCCCAGCAGGTGACGATGAAGGCCGCGTTCCAGGACGTCACCGTCGGCGACATCATGACGCCGGCCAGCGCCCTCCACACGGTCGAACCCGACACCACGGTGGCGGAGCTGGTCCAGCGGATGTTCACCGAGCGCCACACCGGCTACCCGGTCATCGACACCAGCGGGTTCGAGGGCGAACGCCTCGTCGGACTCGTGACCTTGACCGACGCCCGCGAGATCGATCCGGTCGAACGCGACGCGTTCACGGTCGACGAGGTGATGACGACCGACCTGCGGACGATCACCCCGGACTCGGACGCGATGACGGCGATCGAGGAGATGCGCGAGAACGACATCGGTCGGCTGCTCGTCGTAGACGACGGCGACCTCGTGGGCCTGATCTCGCGGTCCGACGTGATGACGGCCTTCGACATCGTCCAGAAAAGCGGCGCGGTCAACCCCAGCGGCCAACTGCGGACCGCGGACTGA
- a CDS encoding MarR family transcriptional regulator, whose translation MMEQTHADPGLTELPTELNSAQGKLVYLYLEATDGATVDELGQVLSMRKIDILSVCNSLSSQQLIEKCDGTYVPTR comes from the coding sequence ATGATGGAACAGACCCACGCCGATCCCGGCCTCACCGAACTGCCGACCGAACTCAACTCCGCACAGGGGAAGCTCGTCTACCTCTACCTCGAGGCGACTGACGGGGCGACGGTCGACGAACTGGGCCAGGTGCTTTCCATGCGGAAGATCGACATCCTGAGCGTCTGCAACTCCCTCTCGAGCCAGCAGCTGATCGAGAAGTGCGACGGAACGTACGTGCCGACTCGCTGA
- a CDS encoding 50S ribosomal protein L16 yields the protein MSDKPASMYREISKPAYTRREYITGIPGSKIAQHKMGDISADPEDYPVQISLITEEEVQLRHGSLEASRLSANRHMLKNAGENNYKMILRKFPHHVIRENKQATGAGADRVSDGMRQAFGKIVGTAARIDAGERIFTIWCDVDDADFAKDALRRAYNKISPPCRIVVEKGEEQLIA from the coding sequence ATGTCCGACAAACCCGCCTCAATGTACCGGGAGATTAGCAAGCCGGCCTACACGCGACGCGAGTACATCACCGGCATCCCGGGCTCCAAGATTGCACAGCACAAGATGGGCGACATCAGCGCCGATCCCGAGGACTACCCGGTCCAGATCAGCCTCATCACCGAGGAAGAGGTTCAGCTTCGCCACGGAAGTCTCGAGGCCTCGCGCCTCTCGGCCAACCGCCACATGCTGAAAAACGCCGGCGAGAACAACTACAAGATGATCCTCCGGAAGTTCCCCCACCACGTCATCCGCGAGAACAAGCAGGCGACGGGTGCGGGTGCGGACCGTGTTTCCGACGGGATGCGACAGGCCTTCGGGAAGATCGTCGGCACCGCCGCGCGTATCGACGCCGGCGAGCGCATCTTCACCATCTGGTGTGACGTCGACGACGCCGACTTCGCCAAGGACGCGCTGCGTCGCGCCTACAACAAGATCTCGCCGCCGTGCCGTATCGTCGTCGAGAAGGGCGAAGAGCAGCTTATCGCATAA
- a CDS encoding ATP-grasp domain-containing protein: MIDLAVANAKQTFRRMQAPLSERGIRVHHVPVRERTIALGDPPWDPDDYDVGFVYPGRLMEGGVADALLEIPWLNDHETVLTSRNKAEVIARLERADLPVPESVYVSNDVGEAELTAVFERFDPPVVVKPNSTTRGVGVAKAHDLDSFLGICDYLSLVHDYKATGDQSFLVQEYLSDATDYRVMVLEGEYVGAVERRLPDEAVAESQWKHNVHRGAEATGVELPEEYRELAERVADELEIPFLGVDLLETDDRLVVNETNARPTIDDETKYEPDFYDRLADAIRTAADRQ; the protein is encoded by the coding sequence ATGATCGATCTCGCGGTAGCGAACGCGAAACAGACGTTCCGGCGGATGCAAGCGCCGCTGTCCGAGCGGGGAATACGGGTTCATCACGTGCCCGTGCGCGAGCGCACGATCGCGCTCGGCGATCCGCCGTGGGACCCCGACGACTACGACGTGGGGTTCGTCTACCCCGGCCGACTCATGGAGGGCGGCGTCGCCGACGCCCTGCTCGAGATCCCGTGGCTCAACGACCACGAGACGGTGCTGACCTCGCGGAACAAGGCCGAAGTGATCGCGCGACTCGAGCGAGCCGATCTGCCGGTTCCGGAGTCGGTCTACGTCTCGAACGACGTCGGCGAAGCGGAGCTGACCGCCGTCTTCGAGCGGTTCGACCCGCCGGTGGTCGTCAAGCCGAACTCGACGACCCGCGGCGTCGGCGTTGCGAAGGCCCACGACCTCGATTCCTTCCTCGGGATCTGCGACTACCTCTCGCTGGTCCACGATTACAAGGCGACGGGCGACCAGTCGTTTCTCGTCCAGGAGTACCTCTCCGACGCGACCGACTACCGCGTGATGGTCCTCGAGGGCGAGTACGTCGGCGCCGTCGAGCGACGACTGCCCGACGAGGCCGTCGCCGAGAGCCAGTGGAAGCACAACGTCCACCGCGGCGCGGAGGCGACGGGCGTCGAGTTGCCCGAGGAGTACCGCGAGCTGGCCGAACGCGTCGCTGACGAACTCGAGATTCCGTTCCTCGGTGTCGATCTCCTCGAGACGGACGACCGACTGGTGGTCAACGAGACGAACGCGCGGCCGACGATCGACGACGAAACGAAGTACGAACCGGACTTCTACGATCGACTCGCGGACGCGATTCGAACGGCTGCCGACCGGCAGTGA
- a CDS encoding Hsp20/alpha crystallin family protein, with the protein MRRDDRDEPFDDLFREIERMMNEMMNGADANVDFSSSSDVGNGFGMDTHVDIHETDDEIRVVADLPGVEKDNIELECDGKTLTISAESEHRQYDERVSLPTRVNEHTASATYNNGVLEVVFDPAEQSSGISLE; encoded by the coding sequence ATGCGCCGAGACGACCGCGACGAACCCTTCGACGACCTGTTCCGCGAAATCGAACGAATGATGAACGAAATGATGAACGGCGCGGACGCGAACGTCGATTTCTCCTCCTCGAGCGACGTCGGTAACGGCTTCGGCATGGACACCCACGTCGACATCCACGAGACCGACGACGAGATCCGGGTCGTCGCCGATCTCCCTGGCGTCGAGAAGGACAACATCGAACTCGAGTGCGACGGGAAGACCCTGACCATCTCCGCCGAGAGCGAGCACCGCCAATACGACGAGCGCGTCTCCCTGCCGACCCGCGTCAACGAACACACCGCCTCGGCGACCTACAACAACGGCGTCCTCGAGGTCGTCTTCGATCCCGCGGAGCAGTCCTCGGGTATCAGTCTCGAGTAA
- a CDS encoding type II glyceraldehyde-3-phosphate dehydrogenase, producing the protein MIQVAINGYGTIGKRVADAVREQPDMEVRGVAKTRPNFEAETAVDKGFPLYAAVEERADQFEEAGLEIAGPVEDLVDAADIVVDATPSGIGAENKSMYEEYDTPALYQGGEDADLVDTSFNARSNFEDATGADHVRVVSCNTTGLSRVIAPLREAYGVEKVRATLVRRGGDPGQTSRGPINDILPNPVTIPSHHGPDVETIFDDLDIDTLGMKVPATLMHMHSLNVTLEEEVDAAEVRDLFAEESRLFQIPERMDIDGSGKLKEYALDAGRPRGDVWENCIWEESVSTVGNDLYLFQGIHQESDVVPENVDAIRAVLGEADAEESIQTTDETMGIGL; encoded by the coding sequence ATGATCCAGGTCGCGATCAACGGCTACGGCACGATCGGCAAACGCGTCGCGGACGCCGTCCGCGAACAGCCCGATATGGAGGTTCGCGGCGTCGCCAAAACGCGTCCCAACTTCGAGGCCGAGACGGCCGTCGACAAGGGGTTCCCGCTCTACGCCGCCGTCGAGGAACGGGCCGATCAGTTCGAGGAAGCCGGCCTCGAGATCGCCGGTCCCGTCGAAGACCTCGTCGACGCGGCCGACATCGTCGTCGACGCCACGCCCTCCGGTATCGGCGCCGAGAACAAGTCGATGTACGAGGAGTACGACACGCCCGCGCTCTATCAGGGCGGCGAGGACGCCGACCTCGTCGACACCAGCTTCAACGCCCGTTCGAACTTCGAGGACGCGACCGGGGCCGACCACGTCCGCGTCGTCTCCTGTAACACGACCGGCCTCTCCCGCGTGATCGCGCCCCTGCGCGAGGCCTACGGCGTCGAGAAGGTCCGCGCGACGCTCGTCCGGCGGGGCGGCGACCCCGGCCAGACCTCCCGCGGCCCGATCAACGACATCCTGCCGAACCCGGTCACGATCCCCTCCCACCACGGCCCCGACGTCGAGACCATCTTCGACGATCTGGACATCGACACGCTGGGCATGAAGGTACCCGCGACGCTGATGCACATGCACAGCCTGAACGTCACCCTCGAGGAGGAGGTCGACGCCGCCGAGGTTCGCGACCTGTTCGCCGAGGAGTCCCGGCTCTTCCAGATCCCGGAGCGGATGGATATCGACGGCAGCGGGAAGCTCAAGGAGTACGCGCTGGACGCGGGCCGCCCGCGCGGCGACGTCTGGGAGAACTGCATCTGGGAGGAGTCGGTTTCGACGGTCGGCAACGACCTCTACCTCTTCCAGGGGATCCACCAGGAGAGCGACGTCGTCCCCGAGAACGTCGACGCGATCCGAGCGGTGCTCGGCGAGGCCGACGCGGAGGAAAGCATCCAGACGACCGACGAGACGATGGGCATCGGGCTGTAG
- a CDS encoding DUF7857 domain-containing protein encodes MVEVEATCERREDVTLVRATVTNARSTPQTIRLRSRLEGPIWPPRAGSVAAPEWDDDEWTGTVKPGRTRGLGFASPAPPIESPVELAEACRADGDESPSSKTVLADLEEWAPTTDVLSREL; translated from the coding sequence ATGGTCGAGGTGGAAGCGACGTGTGAGCGCCGCGAGGACGTGACGCTGGTCCGGGCGACCGTCACCAACGCTCGGTCGACGCCGCAGACGATTCGCCTGCGGAGCCGACTCGAGGGACCGATCTGGCCGCCGCGGGCGGGGTCGGTCGCGGCCCCCGAATGGGACGACGACGAGTGGACGGGGACGGTCAAACCGGGCCGGACGCGCGGCCTCGGATTCGCCAGTCCGGCGCCCCCGATCGAGTCACCGGTCGAACTCGCCGAGGCGTGCCGAGCGGACGGTGACGAGTCGCCCTCGTCGAAGACCGTCCTCGCAGACCTCGAGGAGTGGGCGCCGACGACCGACGTCCTCTCGCGGGAGCTATGA
- a CDS encoding MinD/ParA family ATP-binding protein: protein MIVAVTGGKGGVGKSTTSLNLGYELDAVVVDGDLATADLPTGTGPDLHDVLAGRADPVAAVERFGPVRYLSCGRTLAGARAADLSALDRVVERLEREFGRVVIDCPAGLARDVGTQLETAHLAVLVTTPDEAALVDAVRTRRVAADLETPIASVVLNRADRDEHDDFASRVEETFGATTTVVGNRATIDDAQSRWLPVDDVDPDCPAVGAFDEIARTVERSEQRLSSRIGVR, encoded by the coding sequence ATGATCGTCGCGGTAACCGGCGGCAAGGGAGGGGTCGGCAAGTCGACGACGTCGCTCAACCTCGGGTACGAACTCGACGCGGTCGTCGTCGACGGCGACCTCGCGACGGCCGATCTCCCGACGGGGACCGGCCCCGACCTCCACGACGTCCTCGCCGGCCGCGCCGACCCGGTCGCGGCCGTCGAACGGTTCGGACCGGTTCGCTACCTCTCCTGCGGACGGACCCTGGCCGGCGCCCGTGCGGCGGATCTCTCCGCGCTCGACCGCGTCGTCGAGCGGCTCGAGCGGGAGTTCGGCCGGGTCGTCATCGACTGTCCCGCCGGCCTCGCGAGGGACGTGGGGACGCAACTCGAGACGGCCCACCTCGCCGTCCTCGTCACGACGCCCGACGAAGCCGCGCTCGTCGACGCCGTCCGGACGCGACGCGTCGCGGCCGATCTGGAGACGCCGATCGCGTCGGTCGTCCTCAACCGGGCCGACCGCGACGAACACGATGATTTCGCGAGTCGCGTCGAAGAAACGTTCGGTGCGACGACCACGGTCGTCGGAAATCGAGCGACGATCGACGACGCCCAGTCGCGGTGGCTGCCCGTCGACGACGTCGATCCGGACTGTCCGGCGGTCGGCGCGTTCGACGAGATCGCCCGGACCGTCGAACGGTCCGAACAGCGGCTCTCGAGCCGTATCGGCGTGCGCTGA
- a CDS encoding DUF7125 family protein, translating into MIAIAGAKGGCGKTTTTLGLAEAFGRGGTPALAVDADRQLPNLHVRGGIDREPTLAAARGEDDVLQVAQRDPRSSNVALLPAPKPSSQLDTEAALDRLAPDSVQSLIDCPSGAGPDVVDPLSVADGVIVVTTADDRSLDAAETTIEMANRLGVPVLGAIINRSSDVPETVRSWVDVPVLGVVPEIDDPLSSDDSRAVYDEIVRTLRTKNAAARTPPASADELLRTGIDALDRRLGGGVPPGTVVALTADPASQSEQFLYQTTAVRGSLYVTTRRSERNVDRAIEASTLETGSPTVRRIDGEGSALFDRFRDLLDKVPDGANLLVDTASALERRDREAYVAFMNDLKDGMVETDGVAVLHCPTRTVPENREITTHFADVVLELETVSPGADADVEHYLSVPKHRADCGFSETIELRFDGTSNAITVPADEELVAGSDSGVAGERRADE; encoded by the coding sequence ATGATCGCAATCGCCGGTGCGAAAGGTGGCTGTGGCAAGACGACGACGACGCTGGGCCTCGCCGAAGCGTTCGGTCGTGGCGGAACGCCCGCGCTCGCGGTCGACGCCGACCGACAGCTTCCGAACCTCCACGTCAGGGGCGGCATCGATCGCGAACCGACGCTCGCGGCGGCACGCGGGGAAGACGACGTACTGCAGGTCGCCCAAAGGGATCCGCGCTCGTCGAACGTCGCGTTACTCCCGGCGCCCAAACCCTCCTCGCAACTCGATACGGAGGCGGCCCTCGATCGGCTGGCACCCGACTCGGTGCAGTCGCTGATCGACTGCCCGTCTGGTGCGGGCCCCGACGTCGTCGATCCGCTCTCGGTCGCCGACGGGGTGATCGTCGTCACGACCGCGGACGACCGGAGTCTGGACGCCGCCGAGACGACTATCGAGATGGCGAACCGGCTCGGCGTCCCGGTGCTCGGCGCGATCATCAACCGGTCGTCCGACGTCCCCGAGACGGTCCGGTCGTGGGTCGACGTACCCGTACTGGGCGTCGTTCCCGAGATCGACGACCCGCTGTCGAGCGACGACTCCCGGGCCGTCTACGACGAGATCGTGCGGACGCTCCGGACGAAGAACGCGGCGGCCCGGACGCCGCCGGCGTCCGCCGACGAACTGCTGAGGACCGGTATCGACGCCCTCGACCGCCGACTCGGCGGCGGCGTCCCGCCCGGCACCGTCGTCGCGCTGACGGCCGATCCGGCGAGTCAGAGCGAACAGTTCCTCTACCAGACGACGGCCGTCCGCGGCTCGCTGTACGTCACGACGCGTCGCTCCGAACGGAACGTCGACCGCGCGATCGAGGCGTCGACGCTCGAGACCGGCTCCCCGACGGTCCGCCGGATCGACGGCGAGGGGTCGGCGCTCTTCGACCGGTTCCGGGACCTCCTCGACAAGGTTCCCGACGGCGCGAACCTGCTCGTCGACACCGCGAGCGCGCTCGAGCGCCGCGACAGGGAGGCCTACGTCGCGTTCATGAACGACCTCAAAGACGGGATGGTCGAGACCGACGGCGTCGCCGTCCTCCACTGTCCGACGCGAACGGTCCCGGAAAACCGCGAGATAACGACCCACTTCGCGGACGTCGTGCTCGAACTCGAGACCGTCTCGCCCGGCGCCGACGCGGACGTCGAACACTACCTTTCGGTTCCGAAACACCGCGCCGACTGCGGCTTCTCCGAGACGATCGAACTGCGCTTCGACGGAACGTCGAACGCGATTACGGTGCCGGCAGACGAGGAACTGGTCGCCGGCTCCGATTCGGGCGTCGCCGGCGAGCGTCGAGCCGACGAGTAG
- a CDS encoding DUF7859 family protein, producing the protein MFDLIPDDPVIIAIVVILLTLIFFSYLLIRRTILEFRDGMR; encoded by the coding sequence ATGTTCGATCTCATCCCCGACGACCCCGTCATCATCGCCATCGTGGTGATCCTCCTCACGTTGATCTTCTTCTCGTACCTGCTCATCCGACGGACCATCCTCGAGTTCCGGGATGGCATGCGGTAA
- a CDS encoding aminopeptidase, with protein sequence MDPRIREHAEVIANHSVDLQEGDNVVVDAHPVAEDLVVALHEVIGDQGANPVTVSQRTGERQRRAFLRAGDDEYETPEHELALIRNTDVYIAIRASDNVTQTSDVDPETQAAYRQAHRPILEERLSKRWCLTQYPAPANAQLAEMSTEGYENFVWDAVNKDWEEQREHQEHMVEIMDPAEEIRIKSGDTTDVTMSIAGNPTLNDHGEHNLPGGEVFTAPQPDSVEGEVLFDMPLYHQGREITDVYLEFEGGEVVDHSAAKNEDVLTEVLNTDEGARRLGELGIGMNRDIDQFTYNMLFDEKMGDTVHMAVGRAYDDTVGEGNEANDSAVHVDMIVDMSEDSVIEVDGEVVQRDGTFRFEDGFEQ encoded by the coding sequence ATGGACCCACGTATCCGCGAACACGCCGAGGTCATCGCGAACCACTCGGTCGACCTGCAGGAAGGCGATAACGTCGTCGTCGACGCCCACCCCGTCGCCGAGGACCTGGTCGTCGCCCTCCACGAGGTCATCGGCGATCAGGGTGCGAACCCGGTGACGGTCAGCCAGCGCACGGGCGAGCGCCAGCGGCGGGCCTTCCTCCGGGCGGGCGACGACGAGTACGAGACGCCCGAGCACGAACTCGCGCTCATCCGGAACACGGACGTCTACATCGCCATCCGCGCCAGCGACAACGTCACTCAGACCAGCGACGTCGATCCCGAGACGCAGGCCGCTTACCGGCAGGCCCACCGCCCGATCCTGGAGGAACGACTCTCGAAGCGCTGGTGTCTCACCCAGTATCCCGCGCCGGCCAACGCCCAACTGGCCGAGATGAGCACGGAGGGCTACGAGAACTTCGTCTGGGACGCCGTCAACAAGGACTGGGAGGAACAGCGCGAACACCAGGAGCACATGGTCGAGATCATGGACCCCGCCGAGGAGATCCGGATCAAAAGCGGCGACACGACCGACGTCACGATGTCGATCGCCGGTAACCCGACGCTCAACGACCACGGCGAGCACAACCTGCCCGGCGGCGAGGTCTTCACCGCGCCCCAACCCGACAGCGTCGAGGGGGAGGTGCTGTTCGACATGCCCCTCTATCATCAGGGCCGGGAGATCACGGACGTCTACCTCGAGTTCGAGGGCGGCGAGGTCGTCGATCACTCGGCGGCGAAGAACGAGGACGTCCTGACGGAAGTCCTCAATACGGACGAGGGCGCGCGCCGACTCGGCGAACTGGGTATCGGCATGAACCGCGACATCGATCAGTTCACCTACAACATGCTGTTCGACGAGAAGATGGGCGATACGGTCCACATGGCGGTCGGCCGGGCCTACGACGACACCGTCGGCGAGGGCAACGAGGCCAACGATTCGGCGGTCCACGTCGACATGATCGTCGACATGAGCGAGGATTCGGTTATCGAAGTGGACGGAGAAGTGGTGCAACGCGACGGGACGTTCCGGTTCGAGGACGGATTCGAACAGTAG
- a CDS encoding inorganic phosphate transporter, producing the protein MSALLLGVGVLVAVFVGYNIGGSTTGPAFGPAVGADVIGKGVAAALMSVCFALGALTVGPEVVETLAGDLLRDQSVFTLRSSAAVLLVIGGALFLGNYAGVPTSTSMTAVGAVAALGFAAGELDRAVLGEIVTWWLVAPVVGFWVAGVVGRYWYPRLHAWLALEDGRRERPLVRVVSSGITPRPVVESTDGRRELSGAIVVVAVGCLMAYASGTSNIANAVAPLYATGELELDPLLLLGSAAVAVGAFTIARRTLETLGNDITALPLPAAIVVAVISSAIVVSLSAVGIPASFVIVATMSIVGLGWGRASRTPTLTDVARGEDAPTAVGALAADGERDSPASSAQETADAPEAASLFDPSTTARVVVMQNVVPIVATVGAFVLFEFVPIFGH; encoded by the coding sequence ATGTCCGCGCTGTTGCTCGGCGTCGGCGTTCTCGTCGCGGTCTTCGTCGGCTACAACATCGGCGGTTCGACGACCGGGCCGGCGTTCGGGCCCGCCGTCGGCGCCGACGTGATCGGGAAGGGCGTCGCGGCGGCGCTCATGTCCGTTTGTTTCGCGCTCGGGGCCCTGACCGTCGGTCCGGAAGTCGTCGAGACGCTCGCGGGCGATCTCCTTCGGGACCAGTCGGTCTTCACGCTTCGCTCGAGCGCCGCCGTCCTGCTGGTGATCGGCGGGGCGTTGTTCCTGGGCAACTACGCGGGCGTCCCCACCTCGACGTCGATGACCGCCGTCGGCGCGGTCGCCGCGCTGGGGTTTGCGGCCGGCGAACTCGACCGCGCCGTGCTCGGCGAGATCGTCACGTGGTGGCTCGTCGCACCGGTCGTCGGCTTCTGGGTCGCCGGCGTCGTCGGTCGGTACTGGTATCCGCGGCTGCACGCGTGGCTCGCGCTCGAGGACGGTCGGCGAGAGCGACCGCTCGTACGGGTGGTTTCGTCGGGAATCACGCCGCGGCCCGTCGTCGAATCGACCGACGGACGACGCGAGCTATCGGGGGCGATCGTCGTCGTCGCCGTCGGCTGTCTGATGGCCTACGCATCGGGAACGAGCAACATCGCCAACGCCGTCGCGCCGTTGTACGCGACCGGCGAACTGGAACTCGACCCGCTGCTCCTGCTCGGCTCGGCCGCCGTCGCCGTCGGCGCGTTCACGATCGCCCGACGAACCCTCGAGACGCTGGGCAACGACATCACGGCGCTGCCGCTGCCGGCGGCGATCGTCGTCGCCGTCATCAGTTCGGCGATCGTCGTGAGCCTCTCGGCGGTCGGCATCCCCGCGAGTTTCGTCATCGTGGCGACGATGAGCATCGTCGGACTGGGTTGGGGGCGGGCGTCCCGGACGCCGACGCTCACCGACGTCGCCCGCGGCGAGGACGCGCCGACCGCCGTCGGCGCGCTGGCCGCCGACGGAGAGCGCGATTCGCCGGCGTCCAGCGCGCAGGAGACCGCCGACGCGCCGGAGGCGGCGTCGCTGTTCGATCCCTCGACGACGGCCCGTGTCGTCGTGATGCAGAACGTCGTCCCGATCGTCGCGACGGTCGGGGCGTTCGTGTTGTTCGAGTTCGTTCCGATCTTCGGGCACTGA
- a CDS encoding universal stress protein: MKVLVAYDGSAPAQKAVEYAFDEYADEEIVLLRVVEFADGYTEASIRAIQDLLDDREEEAAAKLREDLMDLVDTSGVDFQMDVASGDPAREVVEYAEENDVDHILVGSHGRQGVSRILLGSVAERIVRRAPVSVTLVR, translated from the coding sequence ATGAAAGTCCTCGTCGCATACGACGGCTCCGCGCCCGCACAGAAGGCAGTAGAATACGCGTTCGACGAGTACGCCGACGAGGAGATCGTCCTGTTGCGCGTCGTCGAGTTCGCGGACGGCTACACGGAAGCGAGCATCAGGGCCATTCAGGACTTGCTCGACGACCGCGAGGAGGAAGCCGCCGCGAAACTGCGCGAGGACCTGATGGATCTCGTCGACACGAGCGGCGTCGATTTCCAGATGGACGTCGCCTCCGGCGATCCCGCTCGAGAGGTCGTCGAGTACGCCGAGGAGAACGACGTCGACCACATCCTCGTCGGCAGCCACGGCCGACAGGGCGTCTCGCGGATCCTGCTGGGCAGCGTCGCCGAACGGATCGTTCGCCGCGCCCCCGTCTCGGTCACCCTCGTTCGGTGA
- a CDS encoding cupredoxin domain-containing protein, with product MAPNGANRRGANRRTVLSTVAGAVATVSVAGCLGGADSEADEPEPGLDQATAVEGDTDPEAWRDVESLRFDGYVGGWLGLEPSAIEGVENPTLVLVEGREYEVTWENKDGIHHNFAFWDENRDVVEDYSTDGTDVEGERETLVFEATAEMDTYRCEYQPAGQKGSVELI from the coding sequence ATGGCACCGAACGGCGCGAACCGGCGCGGTGCGAATCGGCGGACGGTCCTGTCGACGGTAGCCGGCGCGGTCGCGACCGTCTCCGTCGCCGGCTGTCTGGGCGGTGCGGACTCGGAGGCCGACGAGCCCGAACCCGGACTCGATCAGGCGACGGCGGTCGAGGGCGACACCGATCCCGAGGCGTGGCGCGACGTCGAGTCGCTCCGGTTCGACGGCTACGTCGGGGGCTGGCTCGGCCTCGAGCCGAGCGCGATCGAGGGCGTCGAGAACCCGACGCTCGTCCTCGTCGAGGGCCGCGAGTACGAGGTCACCTGGGAGAACAAGGACGGCATCCACCACAACTTCGCGTTCTGGGACGAGAACCGCGACGTCGTCGAGGACTACTCGACCGACGGCACCGACGTCGAGGGCGAGCGCGAGACGCTCGTCTTCGAAGCGACCGCCGAGATGGACACCTACCGTTGCGAGTACCAGCCGGCGGGACAGAAGGGGTCCGTCGAACTCATCTGA